A window of the Candidatus Kapaibacterium thiocyanatum genome harbors these coding sequences:
- a CDS encoding 30S ribosomal protein S2 — MPAVSVEALLESGAHFGHLTRRWNPKMRNFIFMERNGIHIIDLRKTQLLLDIARDAALDVASQGRGVLFIGTKNQAKGTMETEAKRSHSNYVCERWLGGMLTNFSTIRKSIKRLNTIDKMEIDGTFEKMTKKERLMLGRERDRLRKVFGGIEDMTRLPGMLFVVDIKKEHLAIKEAKILGIPVIGIVDTNSDPQEVDFPIPANDDSIRTIEIITKVIADAAIEGREVSKAKTAEMAAAGEQVAKEAESGDASQVRRQLRGRKTGGRDNN, encoded by the coding sequence ATGCCCGCAGTAAGCGTAGAAGCGCTGCTCGAGTCCGGAGCGCACTTCGGACACCTCACCCGCCGCTGGAATCCCAAGATGCGCAACTTCATTTTCATGGAGCGCAACGGGATCCACATCATCGACCTTCGCAAGACCCAGCTCCTGCTGGACATCGCCCGTGACGCCGCCCTCGACGTGGCATCGCAAGGCCGTGGCGTGCTGTTCATCGGCACGAAGAACCAGGCCAAGGGTACCATGGAAACGGAAGCGAAGCGTTCGCACTCCAACTATGTCTGCGAGCGTTGGCTCGGTGGCATGCTCACGAACTTCTCCACGATCCGCAAGTCGATCAAGCGCCTGAATACCATCGACAAGATGGAGATCGACGGCACGTTCGAGAAGATGACCAAGAAGGAGCGTCTCATGCTCGGCCGTGAGCGTGATCGTCTGCGCAAGGTCTTCGGCGGTATCGAAGACATGACGCGCCTGCCCGGCATGCTCTTCGTCGTCGACATCAAGAAGGAACACCTCGCCATCAAGGAAGCCAAGATCCTCGGCATTCCCGTGATCGGCATCGTCGATACGAACAGCGATCCCCAGGAAGTGGACTTCCCGATTCCGGCGAACGACGATTCGATCCGCACGATCGAAATCATCACGAAGGTCATCGCCGACGCCGCCATCGAAGGCCGTGAAGTATCCAAGGCCAAGACCGCCGAAATGGCTGCAGCAGGCGAGCAGGTAGCGAAGGAAGCCGAAAGCGGTGATGCCTCGCAGGTCCGTCGTCAGCTCCGTGGTCGCAAGACCGGTGGCCGCGACAACAACTGA
- a CDS encoding 30S ribosomal protein S9, with protein sequence MKTYTGTGRRKTSVAQVRLVGGNGNVVVNKLPITEYFPIETYRRDAMLALEVAKVDGQFDVVVNVRGGGKAGQAGAVRLGVARALLEYSEELRAVLRPAGLLTRDPRMVERKKYGQKKARKRFQFSKR encoded by the coding sequence ATGAAGACCTATACCGGTACCGGTCGACGCAAAACGAGCGTTGCACAAGTCCGCCTTGTCGGTGGCAATGGCAATGTCGTCGTGAACAAGTTGCCGATCACTGAATACTTCCCGATCGAGACGTATCGTCGTGACGCGATGCTGGCTCTCGAAGTAGCCAAGGTCGACGGCCAGTTCGACGTCGTCGTCAACGTCCGTGGCGGTGGCAAGGCCGGTCAGGCCGGAGCCGTACGCCTGGGTGTCGCACGTGCCCTGCTGGAATACAGCGAGGAGCTTCGTGCCGTACTGCGTCCTGCGGGGCTGCTCACGCGTGACCCGCGTATGGTCGAGCGTAAGAAGTACGGTCAGAAGAAGGCCCGCAAGCGCTTCCAGTTCTCGAAGCGTTAA
- a CDS encoding 50S ribosomal protein L13, with product MQQSAYITKSLRKEDVQHDWWVVDATGQTVGRIASQVATILRGKHKPSFTPHVDCGDFVVVINAEKVVLEGKRSEQKEYFHNTGYPGGGRHRKFKDVIKDKPTDVLEWAIKGMLPKNRLGRVIGKKVKIYTGSEHPHEAQQPKPLNLPYPTNN from the coding sequence ATGCAACAGTCCGCATACATCACGAAGTCGCTCCGCAAGGAAGACGTGCAGCACGACTGGTGGGTTGTCGATGCCACGGGTCAAACCGTAGGCCGTATCGCTTCCCAGGTCGCCACGATTCTTCGCGGCAAGCACAAGCCGTCATTCACCCCCCATGTCGACTGTGGCGATTTCGTCGTGGTGATCAATGCCGAGAAGGTCGTCCTCGAAGGCAAGCGTTCGGAACAGAAGGAGTACTTCCACAACACCGGATATCCGGGTGGTGGTCGTCACCGCAAGTTCAAGGACGTGATCAAGGACAAGCCGACGGACGTTCTGGAGTGGGCCATCAAGGGCATGCTTCCGAAGAACCGTCTCGGACGCGTCATCGGCAAGAAGGTGAAGATCTACACTGGCAGCGAGCATCCGCACGAGGCACAACAGCCGAAGCCGTTGAACCTGCCCTATCCTACGAACAACTAA